One Mycolicibacterium fallax genomic window, CTGGTGTTGCAGCGTCACATCCGCCATCACCGAACGGTACTGCGGCGCACCGCCGGCCACAATTCGATCGCAAACATCCTTGGGACAACGGGGTCGGCGGTCGTACGCTGAGGGGCGGGGATGGTGACGATATGACGTTCGCCGACGGGGACGCCGCAGCGGGGCGCGAGGGCAACGCAGCGGTCGACGCCGTGCTCCGGGACCTGCGGGAGGCCGCCGACCGGTGGGAAGCCCTGGTCGCCGAGGCCGAAACCATCACCTACGCCGTCGATCTCGGGGACCTGCGGGCCGTCATCAACGCCGACGGCAGGCTGCTGGACCTGGTGCTGGCGGCGGGCACCGTCACCGAATACACCCACGACGAGCTCAGCGAACGCCTCAACGCCGCGTTCGCCGTGCTGCGCGAGGAGGCCCGCGCCGACAACGCCGCCCGGTACGGAAGCGAACTCCGGTGAGCGGCCGGGGTCGGTTCCGGGATCGGCGGCGGCCATGCCGCTGAACCTGTCCAACCGGGACCAGAACTCCGGCCACCTGTTCTACAACCGCCGGCTGCGGGCCGCCATCACCCGATTCTCGGTGCGGATGAAGCACGACGACCGCAAACAACAGGCCGCCCTGGTGCTCGGGGTGGTCTTCGTGTTGATCGGCATCGGCTGGATGGCCCTGCTGCACATCATGAAACCGGCCGGGCTGACCGGCGACTCCGACATTGTCGGGGACCGCCGCACCGGGGCGGTCTACGCCCGGATCGACGGGCGGTTGCACCCGGCGCTGAACCTGACCTCGGCGCGGCTGGCCACCGGCACCGCGGGCGTGCCGACCTGGGTCGGCGCCGCCGAGATCGCCCGGCATCCCACCGGGCCGCTGATCGGGATCCCGGGGGCGCCCGAGGACCTCGCCGTCACCGGCGGCACCTCGGCCTGGACGGTGTGCGACACCGCGCCGGCGCGGGCCAATGCCACGCCGCTGGTCACCGCCATCGCCGGAGCGCTGGACCCGGCGGGCCCGGCCCCGCCGCTGCCGGCCGGCCGCGCGGTGCTCGGCGTGCACGACGGCCAGACCCTGCTGATCTGGAACGGCCGGCGCGCCCGGATTGATCCGGCCGACCGCACCCTGAGGTTCAACCTGGGCCTGGACCCCGGCCGCACCCGCGCCGTACCGATCTCCAACGCCCTCTACGACGCGCTGCCGCCGAGCGAGCCGATCACCGTGCCGGTCGTCCCGGGCGCCGGCGACCCGTCGCGCTGGCTGCCCGGCACCCCGATCGGCACCGTGCTGACCACCCGGGACGCCGCCGGCGCGGGCAGCGGGTTCTACCTGCTGCTCGGTGCGGGGGTCCAGCAGATCAGCGGCTTCGTCGCCGACTTGCTGCGCACCGCCGGGCCGGAAGCCGCTGCCCTGCAACCGATCTCGCCGGACAGACTGGTCGGGATCCCCGAGGTGGAGTCACTGGCCGTCGACGACTATCCCGACGGGCCGGTGCAGTTCGTCGACACCGACGCCAACCCGGTCACCTGCCTGAGCTGGGAGAAGCACGGCGCCGACCGGCAGGCCGCGATCGGGGTGCGGTCCGGGCGCGGACTGCCGGTGCCGGCCGGGCAGGACGCCCGACTGGTGCGGCTGGTCCGCGATGACCGCGCCCCCGAGTCGGTGGAGGCCGACCAAACCCTGGTGCTGCCCGGCGCCGCCAACCTGGTCGCCACCACCAGCGAGCTCCCGGCCACCGAGACCCGGGAAAGCCTGTACTGGATCTCCCCGCAGGGCGTCCGGTTCGGCATCGAATGGGATGACCAGACACTGTCCGCGCTCGGGGTGGACGCGGCCGCGGCCGTGCAGGCGCCCTGGCCGCTGATCCGGGTCTTCGCCCCCGGCCCGGCGATCGGCCGGGATGCCGCGCTGCGCGAGCATGACGCGCTGCCGGGCGGGGGTTGAGGTGTCCAAACGGGGCTTCGTCCGGGCCCCGCGCGTCCCCGCCCCGACGGTG contains:
- a CDS encoding DUF2710 family protein; translated protein: MTFADGDAAAGREGNAAVDAVLRDLREAADRWEALVAEAETITYAVDLGDLRAVINADGRLLDLVLAAGTVTEYTHDELSERLNAAFAVLREEARADNAARYGSELR
- the eccB gene encoding type VII secretion protein EccB, producing the protein MPLNLSNRDQNSGHLFYNRRLRAAITRFSVRMKHDDRKQQAALVLGVVFVLIGIGWMALLHIMKPAGLTGDSDIVGDRRTGAVYARIDGRLHPALNLTSARLATGTAGVPTWVGAAEIARHPTGPLIGIPGAPEDLAVTGGTSAWTVCDTAPARANATPLVTAIAGALDPAGPAPPLPAGRAVLGVHDGQTLLIWNGRRARIDPADRTLRFNLGLDPGRTRAVPISNALYDALPPSEPITVPVVPGAGDPSRWLPGTPIGTVLTTRDAAGAGSGFYLLLGAGVQQISGFVADLLRTAGPEAAALQPISPDRLVGIPEVESLAVDDYPDGPVQFVDTDANPVTCLSWEKHGADRQAAIGVRSGRGLPVPAGQDARLVRLVRDDRAPESVEADQTLVLPGAANLVATTSELPATETRESLYWISPQGVRFGIEWDDQTLSALGVDAAAAVQAPWPLIRVFAPGPAIGRDAALREHDALPGGG